Within Sphingobium aromaticiconvertens, the genomic segment CGGCCCGACCAGGCGAGGACGTTCGACCGCGCGGTGGTGAAGGCGCTGACCGCAGACGCGCGGTGAGTCTTGAACTTTCGGCCTGCACGGACGGCGAACTCGCCGCCTTGACGCTCGCTGGACGTCAGGCCGCCTTCGCCGAGATCATGCGCCGGCACAAGGGGCCGGTTTACCGCCTGATCCGTGCACATATCGGCGATGCCGAAGAGGCGCTTGACCTCACTCGGGAATGCTTCGCGTCCGCCTTTCAGAACCTGCCAAGATATGACGGAGATCGGCCGCTCGCTGCGTGGCTGGCCCGCGTGGCGATCAACAAGAGCCGCGACTGGCATCGGTGGCGTCGCATACGCCAGATATTATCGTTCGCCTCTTCGCTGCCGCCCGAGACGATGGAAAGTGAGTGGGACGAGGCGCCAGGCGCCGACGCGGTAACCTTCGATCGCGCAGAACTAGTCCGGCTTTCGCGCGCGGTGTCCCAGCTGCCGGCCACGCTTAAGGAGACGCTCTTGCTGCGGACCGTGGAAGGCTTGTCCCAAGGGGAAACTGCCGCCGCGCTGGGGATCAGCGGCAAGGCCGTGGAGACGCGGCTCCGGCGCGCGCGAATAAAATTGTCGAATATTCTTAATTGCGCATGAGGGGGCGGGCTGGTTCATGCGTAATAAGGGGTAATGTCAGCGGCGGCGTCCCCCGGCTGCAAGCATTGAATTGGAGTGAAGGAACAGCATGAGCCGCAATCTGAACCGGCGCGACGTGATGCGCGGAACCGCCATGCTCGGCGGCACGCTGGCCATGTCGGCCTATCTGCCAGCCTGGGCGCAACCTGTGTCGCGCGGCATCGCCAAGCCGCTGCCGACCGTATCAGGCACGGAAATCGCGCTGACGATCGACCGGATGAAGCTGGTCATGGACGGAATTACAACGCCCGCGATCGGGGTGAACGGCACGGTCCCGGCGCCACTCGTCCGCCTCAAGGAGGGCCAGAAGGTCCGGCTCGCGGTGACCAACAATCTTGACGAGGATAGCTCGATCCACTGGCACGGTCTCATTCTGCCGTTCCAAATGGACGGCGTGCCGGGCATCAGTTTCCCCGGCATCAAGGCACGTTCGACTTTCGTGTACGAATTTCCAGTCGTGCAGTCAGGCACCTACTGGTACCACAGCCACTCGGGCGAGCAGGAGCAGGGCGGGCTCTACGGCCCCATCGTCATCGATCCCGCGGGACCCGACCCGATCGCATTCGACCGCGAGCATGTGATCGTGCTCTCCGATCACAGCCAGATGACCGGTGAGGAGATCTTCCGCAAGCTCAAGCAGATGGGCGGTGCCTATTTCAACTATCAGCGCCCGACGCTGAGTGGACTGCTCGCCGGACGGGAAATGCCCCTCAAGGATCGCCTGAAGTGGGGGCAGATGCGGATGGACCCGGCGGACATCGCGGACGTCACGGGTTCGACCTACACCTTCCTGGTCAATGGCTTTGGGCCTTACGACAATTGGACGGGTCTCTTCCGGCCGGGGGAGCGCGTCCGGCTACGCATCGTCAACGCCGCGGCGCAGACCAACTTCAACGTCCGCATCCCTGACCTGCCAATGACAGTGGTGCAGGCCGACGGCCAGAACGTCCGGCCCGTCGAAGTGGACGAGTTCCAGATCGGGGTCGCGGAGACGTTCGACGTGATCGTGACGCCCGGCGACCGCGCCTACAGCTTCGTGTCCGAAGCGATCGACCGTTCCGGCATGGGGCGCGCCACCCTGGCACCGCGCGAGGGCATGATCGCCCCAGTCCCGCCGCTTCGCCCGCGCACGCTCCTGACCATGACCGACATGGGCATGGATATGGGAGGCATGAAGGGGATGGAGGGAATGTCGGGGATGTCCGACGAGAACCCGGTGGCGAAGCGCGGCCTCGACCCCACGGTCCAGCAGAACGCATCGCGTAACCTGTGGAAGCTAACCGGCTGGAAGGGACCGACTGACCACGGGGCGGTCGCGGTTGCGTCCGGGATGGCCGGCATGGCCGGCATGGATCATGGCCAAATGAACTCCGGCGCGATGGCGGGAATGGACCACAGCCAAATGGGTGCCAGCGCGTCGGGCATAACCCCAAGCCAGACGGGCAGCGGCGGCATGGCGGGGATGGACCACGGCGCCATGCAAGGCGGTGCAGGGCAGGCCGGTGGGATGGCCGGAATGGATCACGGCTCCGGGGGCATGGACATGAACATGCGCAACCCGAAGAACGCGCCCGGCGTCAAGATGGGGCCGGGGGTGCAGACCATCTCGCCGATGCCGAAGGACCGCACGGCCGAGCCGCCGCAGGGGCTGGAGGACGTCGATCATCGCGTGCTCACCTATCGCGACCTTGTCGCGCTGGATCGCAACCCGGACGCTCGTGCCCCGGCGCGCCAGTTGGAGATCCACCTGACGGGCAATATGGAGCGCTATATGTGGGGCTTTGACGGCCAGAAGCTCAGCGACCCCGCCGACCCCATCCCGTTCCGCAAGGACGAACGCGCGCGCGTCACCCTGATCAATGACACGATGATGCCGCACCCAATCCACTTGCACGGGCACTTCTTTGAACTGGTGACCGGGCATGGCGACTTGGCGCCTCGCAAGCACACGGTGAATGTAGCGCCTGGCGGCAAGATGACGTTCGACGTGACGACCGATGCGGTCGGCGACTGGGCGTTCCACTGCCACAATCTCTATCACATGACCGCAGGGATGATGCGTGTCGTGACCGTTCGCCCGATGGGCGAGGAGAATCGCGATGCAGCTTAAGCTCCTCCTGATCGCGAGCGGCGCAGCGCTCGGCCTGGCAACCCCGGCGGCCGCGCAGATGGACCATTCCAATATGCCCGGCATGAAGATGCCGCCGCCAAAGACGCCAGCGGTGAAAAAGCCTGCCGCTAAGAAGCCAGCAGCGACCAAGCCCGCCGCGCGCAAGAAGTCCGTGAAGCCCGCCGCCAAGTCGACACCGCGCGCGAAGGCGGGATCGGGGGCCAAGCCCGCCGCAAGTCGGTCCGCCAAGCCGCCGGCCCCTGGAGCGGTCGTTGCCGATCCTCACGCCGGTCATGACATGACGGCCATGCCGGGCATGACTACGCCTGGAGCCAACCCCAATCCTGGTGCCGGGCACGACATGTCGGCGATGCCAGATACCTCCGGCGGTGCCGCCCCCGGCCAGCCAGGTGCCATGCAGGGCATGGACCATGGTTCGGGCGCTATGCAAGGCATGGCAGGTCACGACATGGGAAGCATGCCTCCTTCGGCGACCGGCACGACAATGGTCGGGACCAACCTGCCGGCCGGCAACGCTCCGCCGCCGCCCATCCCGATGGATCGGGCCGCAGACCAAGTCTACTCTGCCCCCGCCATGGCGCATTCGCAGCAGCATCTGCAGTCGATGCACGGCGGCCAGAATTTCTCGCAGGTCATATTTAATCTGGCCGAATACCAGGTCCGCGACGGTCGCGACGCCTATCGATGGGATGGCGGTGCCTGGTACGGTGGCGACATCAATCGCCTGGTTCTTAAAACCGAAGGCGAAGGGAACTTTGGGAGAAGCCTGGAAAGGGCGGAGCTGCAGGCGCTCTATGCACGGGCGATCGGACCCTTCACCGACTTCCAGGCCGGGATTCGTTACGACTTCAAGCCCAACCCCTCCCGTGTCTACGCTACGGTTGGGTTCGAGAGCCTGGCCCCAGGCTTTTTCGATGTGGAGGGCGCACTGTTCTTGTCTAGCAAGGGTGACGTGCTCGGCCGCGTTGAAGGGTATTACGATCAGCGTATCACCCAGCGCCTGATCCTCCAGCCTCGTCTCGAAGCGGAATTTGCGGCGCAAGACGTTCCGGAAGACCGGATCGGCTCGGGCTTGTCGGACCTCGAGCTTGGCTTGCGGCTGCGCTACGAGGTGAAGCGCGAGTTTGCCCCTTATATCGGTGTTTCATACGAGCGCAGAGTGGGCCGCTCTGCTCGTTTTGCACGCGAGGACGGCGAGGATGCGTCATCGACCAGCCTTGTTCTGGGCATTCGCACATGGTTTTGAGGCCGATTGGGCTTTGTTGCGTTGACTAAGTCCAAGAAGGAGCAGGCAATGTTTAAGACACTTACAGCTCTGGCTCTGGCGGCGATGGCAGCGAGCCCGGCTTTGGCTCAGCAGCAGATGCAAGGCATGGACCACTCGAAAATGCAGGGCATGAACCACGACAACATGCCTGGCATGAACACGCCCTTCATGCCCGCCGAGATGGCGATGCACGAGAAGATGATGAGGGCCAAAGGCGCCAATGCAAATGAGACGTGGGCCCGCAAGATGATCGAGCATCACCGCGGTGCGATTGCCATGTCGCAGATCGTTCTCCGCGAGGCGCCCGATGCGAAGACCCGGCAAATGGCTCAGAAGTCTATTGCCGAGCAAAACAAGAGCATCGGTGAACTCCAGGCGATGCTCCGGTCGATGAGCAAGCGACCTCAGTGATAATCTTCGTTCCTCCCGCCCCACGAGGGGGCGGGAGGAATGACCAAGGAGTTTTTCCATGAAGACAGCTTTACGATCCGCGCTTACTGCCGCAGCCTTGTTGGTTCCGGTTGCCGTCAGCGCGGCCACCCCGATCGTTATGCACCGCGATCCCGGCTGCGGCTGTTGCGCCAAGTGGGCAGCACAGGTGCAGCGGCAGCTCGGGCGCCAGGTGCGCGTCGTCGATGATTCCAATCGCCCGGCGCTGCAGAAGCGCGCGGGGGTCCCTGCGGACGTCTCGTCTTGCCACACAGCAATCGCCGATGGGATGGCTTTCGAGGGCCACGTGCCGATTGCCGACATGAAGCGGGCTCTGGCGACCCGGCCCAAGGGTGTGCGAGGCCTCGCGGTCGGCGGTATGCCGCTCGGCTCGCCGGGAATGGAAGTGCCGGGCGTCAAGGCGCAGGCCTATGACGTGGTCGCCTTCGGCTCCACCGGGCGCCGCCTATTTGCCCGCCACGGCAGCTGATTGGCGATTTTTTCGGGGCGGGGCCGCAGGACGCGGTCGCCGCAGCTGGTGTAGCTCCACGGTCCAGTTCGTCTTGGAGAGCAGACGATGAGTTTCACAAGAGGATTCGGACGGGTGAGGCAACGGGAATTGATGAGTATGAATCAAGGAGTTGGGTGATGGGCGGTAAACGAGGCGGGGCCTTCGCTTTGCTCCTTGCGGTTGCAATGTCAGTAAGCACGTCGGCATCGGCGCATGAAGATCATGATGCGCTTGGGGCCGGTCCCGGGCCCACCGCTAACAGCGCAGTCGAGACTCAGAAAAAGGATAGAGCGGACGCCGGCGACGGCCATATGGACATGGGCTCTATGTCGACCGTGGACATGAACATGGGCGGCCGCGATATCGCCGGCGACGACATGGACATGGGCGGCATGCACGAGGAGACCGCCAACAAGAACAAAAGTTTCGGCGAACGGCTTGTGAGTTGGCTGGGCCGGCTTCACACCATGGTCATTCATTTTCCCATCGCACTGTTCATCGGTGCATTCGGGGTGGAGTTGTTCGGGTTGTGGCGCCGCAACCGGGACTATCAGCATGTCGCACACATAATGCTGGTCGTAGGCGCGCTCGGAGCTATCGCGGCAGCATTCCTGGGCTGGTTCGCAGGCGGGTTCTACCTGACCGACCGCAACCCGATCCTGATGACGCATCGCTGGCTAGGGACGTTGATCGCGGTCTTCGGCGTTGCGCTGGCTTGGATGGCAGCGCGCCACCGTAAGGGTCCCGAGCGGTCGCGGACGTTGTACTGGGTGTTGCTTGGCCTGATGACGCTGGCGATCTCCATCCAGGGGTTCCTTGGCGGAACCTTCATGCATGGCGGAATAAACCACTTGGCGTTCTGACCCAGTCCGGCTGTGTGCGTGAAGCGGTCGTTTCCTGAACAGGGACCGTCGAGGACGCGTCTCCGCCAAGGACGCGTCCTCGGCTGATCAGCGGATCGACTGAACCGCTTCGTTGCAAGCCTGTTCGCAGCGGCGACAGTGTTCAGCGCAGATGCGGCAATGCTCGTGCATGCTCGCATGCTTCTCGCACTCCTCCGCGCACAACCCGCAGGCGATGGCGCAGGCTTGAAGAACGGCGATCAGCGCTTGCTCATTGCTGCCGGTGCGGCGGGTGCCGAGCGAACCTGCCGCCAAGCAGATGTCGGCGCAGTCAAGGTTCAGACGAATGCACTGGCGAAGCTGTGCGACCATGTCTTCCGCCAGACAGGCATCAGCGCACGACGTACAAGTCTGAGCACATGAGTAGCACTCCTCGATACAGCGGATCAGTGCGTCGTTCGTGCTTCCCTTCACGTCCGGATGCGTGGCGATCATCTCTTGCATGTGTTGCATGGTTCTCTCCTGGTAGCGCGGTCTAACAACTGTCGAAGCAAGAGGTTACAAACCTGAAATGTTCCGGCCTTTGCGTTGGACCGTGCGGCCGCTTGGGCGTGTCGAGTAACCGCCGGCGCTGGTCGTAGCGCACCGTCGACGCCCACGCCGCCTGCGTGAGCGAGTCCCGGGATCGTGCTGCGGGATCATCGAACCGAGAAGCGCCGTGTCGCCGATCGTCGTGTGGGTACAAATCAGCGCTGGGTGGCGGCTTTCACTCGTTGCACTGCCGATGGTTCGCGCTACGTCGGCAGTACGCCCCGAGCGGGACACAGCCCGGCCATGGCGGATGCCAATCCGCTGTCGCGGTCGCGCAACAGGTTATGGATTGCGGTCGCAGCGACCGCTGCTTGTCCGGTCGCGACGCTGATCTGATCGAGCCCTTCCACAACGTCGCCAACCGCGTAGAGGCCAGCAACAGAGGATTGTTGGTGGGCGTTGGTCAGCACGCAACCTGATTCGCTGAGCTTCGCGCCCAGCGAAGTGGCAAGCCGCGTTCGAGGCGACGAGCCGAGCGCAGGGTAAAGCGTGTCGAATTGTAGCTCCAGGCCATTGGCCAACCGCACCTCGACACAATCGCCAAGACGCAGCTGCTCGACAGGCGAGGGCGCGACATCGATGCCCTGCTGGTTCAGCTTGGCAAATTCGGTCGGTGCGAGGTCGAGCGACCGTTCGGCGAGAAGCATGACCTTCGCGCCATAAGCGCGCAGGAATTCGGCTTCGTCAGCGCCGTGGCCGTCGCAGCCGAGCACCGCCACGTTCATTCGCCGAGCCTCATAACCATCGCAAATCGGGCAGTAGCGAATAAGACCACGCGCAACGCCGATGTCATGCATCGCATCAGGCATCTCGGGGCGTCGATTGACGACACCGGTCGCGAGCACGACGGTCCGCGCGTGCAGGACGTTCAGTCCGCAACTTGCCGAGAAGTGGTCGCCTGATGCGACGATCGCGTCGATCTCACCGTTCTGGACCGTACCGCCATATTCATGCAGCTGAGCCTGCAGGCGCGCAAGAAACGAGGCGCCCGAAATGCCGCCGGGAAATCCTGGGAGGTTGTGCGAGCGCGGGATGGAGGCGGCGCGCCCCGCCGCCGCGTCGTAAACGACGCAGCTCCTGAGAAAGCGGGACAGATAGATCGCGGTCGTGAGGCCAGCGGGACCACCGCCCACAATCAGACAATCGAGGACCTCCTCGGGATCGCCAGTCCAGCCTTGATTGGTCAACCGCAACCTCATCATTACCCCGCGAGCGCCCGTCAGGCCCGCGGCCACAGCTCGTCCGGACGGGAAGGCGCAGTGAAAAGCGCTCTGTACTCCCTTCTGAATACGCGCCGGTGCCGTTGACCCCTCATCGAGAGGGTGCGGCGGCACGAAAAAGATCGTGAGGGGTGAAACGTCCGGCTGCGTAATACAAGTGAACCCAATGGAAATGGAGATTGCCCAGATGCGTCGCTTGTTCATCACGACTGCCGCCGCCGCCTTGTTCTTCGCAGGCGGCGTCGCAAACGCGCACCCGAAGCTGGTATCCGCCAGCCCCGCCGCCAACGCGGCGGTTGCGACCCCGGAGAAGATCAGCCTCCAGTTCAGCGAGAAACTCGTGCCTGCTTTCTCCAAGGCCGAACTGATCATGGCCGCGATGCCTGGCATGGCGGCCATGAAGATGCCGAGCAGCGCCGCGGTCGGCTCCGACGGGCGTACGCTCACGATCATCCCGAAGCAGCGTCTCCCGCGTGGGCGTTACAACGTCGACTGGCAGGTCGTTTCCGGCGACACGCACAAAATCACTGGCAGCTACACCTTCACGGTGAAGTGAGCGGATGATTGACTGGCCGACCGTCGCCATCCGCTTGGCGTTATACCTCGTCCTGGCGGTGCTGTTCGGCCTGTCGGCGTTCAGCCTCTATGGCCTTCGGCTCGGCGAGCGCGAGGATGCAATCGCTCTGCGGCCTTGGCTTTCGGGAAGTGCTGTGCTCGGGTTGCTGCTCTCAGCCGCTGGCCTGATCCTCATGGCCTCGTCGATGGCCGGATCTCCATTCTGGCCGGTCGACGAGGCCGCGGTGGCTGCCTTGCTCGGAGGGCCACCGGTTGGCTCCGCCTGGAAGGTGCGCATGGTAGCGCTGGTCATTGCCGGGGGCGCGGTCCTACTGGCGCGAGGCAGAGCATCATGGCTGGCGATGGCCATGATTGCCGCCGCTACGGCGTTGGCGACACTCGCATGGAACGGGCACGGTGCCATGGACGAGGGAAGCACCGGATGGCTTCACCTGGGCGCGGACATTCTCCATCTCCTCGCAGGCGGTATATGGGTTGGCGCACTGTTCGGATTGCTTCTCCTGATGATGCGCCGCGCCGAGGCGATCGATGCCGCGCACCTTCAGCTTACCCATCGGGCGCTGCACGGCTTCGGGGCGGTGGGCACGCTCGTGGTTGCCATTTTAGTGATCACCGGCTTGATCAACAGCTGGCTGCTCGTGGGCCCAGCCAATTTCACGGCCTTGGGCACGACGCTCTACGGCTTGCTGCTGCTCGCCAAGCTGGTCTTGTTCGCAGCGATGCTGGGACTCGCGTCGCTTAATCGGTTCCGCCTCACGCCGGCCTTCGAACGCTCGATTGCCATGAACGATCATGACGGAGCGCTTATGACGCTGCGGGTCAGCCTGGCGGTCGAGACAACCTGCGTGATTGGTATCTTGGCGCTCGTAGCATGGCTCGGCACCCTCGCACCGCCCGCATCGGGCATGTAGGTGAGGTTAGCTCTGCTGGGTCTGTTGATGTATTCAAAGGTGAACGAACGAGGGTAGCAAGTCATGGCCGATGTCAAACGCAGTGAAGCCGGCAGCGGCCAGGCCGACGGCGACGTCGTTCTGACCACGGGCGCGAGCGGCTTCATCGCCGCCGCGCTGATCGCCCGGCTCGGGAAACGCTACACCGTTGTTGGCCTGGATCGTGCCGGTCCTCCAGACCCGCCGCCGCCCGCAGCGGCGATCGACATAGACCTCGGGTCGGACGAAGCGGTCCGGGTTGCACTCGACGAAGTGCGCGCACGGTACGGTAACCGCATCGCCTCGGTGATCCACCTCGCCGCCTATTACGACATTACGGGCGATCCGAATCCGCTCTACGACAAGGTCACCGTGCAGGGCACCCGCCGGCTGATTGACGGGCTGCAATCGTTCGAGGTCGAGCAATTCGTCTTCGCCAGCACGATGCTGGTCCATAAGCCGACCGCCACTCCGGAGGAGCGCATCAGCGAGGAGTCGCCAATCGGTGCGTCCTGGGCGTATCCGCAGTCCAAGGTCGACACCGAGGCATTGCTGCATGAGCGCCACGGGAACATCCCCGTCGTCTTCCTCCGCGCCGCAGGAGTTTACGACGACGACGGGCGCTCGGCGTTTCTCGCGCAGCAGATATCGCAGATCTACGAGCACCGCCTGATCTCGCACTTCTATCCCGGCATGCTGTGTGCGGCGCAGTCGTCCGTGCACCGCGACGACTTGGCTGACGCCGTGCTGCGCCTGGTCGATCGGCGGCACGAATTGCCGTCAGAACTGCCACTGCTCGTCGGCGAGCCCGACGCGCCCGGCTATGCCGAAATCCAGGACATCGTCGGCGAGACGCTCCACGGCGAGGGCTGGAAGACGATCCGGATCCCGCAGCCGATCGCAAAGGCCGGAATCATCCTGCAGAACGAGGCGCTCGGCAGCGACGACTTCATCCAGCCCTGGATGATCGACAGCAGCAACGACCACTATATCCTCGACATCTCGCGCGCGCGTTCGCTGCTCGGATGGGAGCCGAAACACAGTCTCCGCGACACGCTGCCCGCGATCGTTGCCGCGTTGAAGCGCCATCCGCGGGCCTGGTATCGGAACAACAAGCTCAACGAGAATCTGGTTGCCTGGCACGATAAACCAGGGGCCGAACCTGTCGGACCGGGCCATCAACCCGCAGCGGCAGGCGATGGGATGGCCGGCATGGATCACGGGGCTGTGGATCATAGCAGCATGGACCATGCAGCCATGGGGCACGGACCTGGCGCGGCGGACATGGCGATGACCGGCCACGGTGCACACGGCGATCACATGGCCATAATGGACCGCGACGAGCGCCGTGCGCGCTGGGCTCTTTACGCCAACATCGGCCTCGGGCTGTGGCTCGCCTCCAGCCCGCTTATCTACGACTCCGTCACGACGCAGAGCGTCGGCGAGGCGGTGCGCTTCGTCACGGTCGATCGCGGCCTGCCTTCAGTCGAATGGCGCGCAAGCGCACTGGCGATCAGCGATCTCGTCAGCGGTCTGGCGATCGCGCTGTTTGGCGTACTGTCGCTGTGGCCTCGAACCAAGACCTGGGCGCAATGGGCAGTGGCGTTCGTCGGCATCTGGCTGTTCTTTGCGCCTTTGATCTTCTGGAGCCCGAGCGCCGCTCAGTACAACAACAACCTGCTCATCGGCTCGGCCGTGATCGCCCTGTCGGTGCTCGTGCCGATGATGCCGGGCATGAGCATGGCGGGCATGATGGACCCCAAGAACATCCCGCCCGGCTGGACCTATTCGCCGTCGACGGACGCGCAGCGGCTGCCGATCGTCGCCATGGGCCTGGTCGGCCTTCTCACCTCGCGCATCCTGACCGCCTACCAGCTGGGGCACATCGACACCGCGTGGGAGCCGTTCTTCGTCGGATCGCTCAGCGACCCGCGCAACGGGACCGAGGAGATCATCACTTCGGGCATGTCGAAGGCGTGGCCGATCCCTGATGGGGGCCTTGGCACGATCAGCTACGTACTCGAGATCCTGATGGCGGTGATGGGCACGCGCGATCGCTGGCGGACCATGCCGTGGATGGTGACCTTCTTTGGCATCCTGGTCATTCCTCTCGGCGTGGTCAGCATCTACTTCATCATCAGTCAGCCGATCGTGATCGGCACGTGGAGCACGCTGGCGCTGGTCGCTGCGCTCGCGATGCTGATCATGATCCCGTTCGCACTGGACGAGGTCATCGCCATGGGCCAGTTTCTCGCCTGGGCGAAACGCAAAGGCAGGCCGCTGATCCGCACCTTCTTCCAGGGCGACACGCTCGAAGCAGGCGAGATGGATGCGGCTGACGTAATGGCTTCACCTTCGATCTTGTGGGCGGATGCGAAGCGAGGTCTGACGATGCCATGGACTCTGGCAGCTAGCATCGCCCTCGGTGCGTTCCTGATGCTGTCACGGGTGATCCTGGGCAACGACGGGGCCATGGCGAACAGCGACCATGTGGTCGGCGCCCTCGTGATCACAGTCGCGATCATTGCCACCGCAGAGGTGGCCCGCGCTCTCCGCTTCATCAATGTCGCGTTCGGGGCATGGCTCGTCGCTGCCCCGTTCCTGCTGACAGGGGCCGGCCCCCTTGGGGCGATCGTGTCGGTGGTCGTGGGAATCGCGCTCATCGGGCTCAGCCTGCCGCGCGGCAAGCGCAGCCCCGAACATTATGCGAGCTGGGACAAATAC encodes:
- a CDS encoding RNA polymerase sigma factor, translating into MSLELSACTDGELAALTLAGRQAAFAEIMRRHKGPVYRLIRAHIGDAEEALDLTRECFASAFQNLPRYDGDRPLAAWLARVAINKSRDWHRWRRIRQILSFASSLPPETMESEWDEAPGADAVTFDRAELVRLSRAVSQLPATLKETLLLRTVEGLSQGETAAALGISGKAVETRLRRARIKLSNILNCA
- a CDS encoding copper resistance system multicopper oxidase; amino-acid sequence: MSRNLNRRDVMRGTAMLGGTLAMSAYLPAWAQPVSRGIAKPLPTVSGTEIALTIDRMKLVMDGITTPAIGVNGTVPAPLVRLKEGQKVRLAVTNNLDEDSSIHWHGLILPFQMDGVPGISFPGIKARSTFVYEFPVVQSGTYWYHSHSGEQEQGGLYGPIVIDPAGPDPIAFDREHVIVLSDHSQMTGEEIFRKLKQMGGAYFNYQRPTLSGLLAGREMPLKDRLKWGQMRMDPADIADVTGSTYTFLVNGFGPYDNWTGLFRPGERVRLRIVNAAAQTNFNVRIPDLPMTVVQADGQNVRPVEVDEFQIGVAETFDVIVTPGDRAYSFVSEAIDRSGMGRATLAPREGMIAPVPPLRPRTLLTMTDMGMDMGGMKGMEGMSGMSDENPVAKRGLDPTVQQNASRNLWKLTGWKGPTDHGAVAVASGMAGMAGMDHGQMNSGAMAGMDHSQMGASASGITPSQTGSGGMAGMDHGAMQGGAGQAGGMAGMDHGSGGMDMNMRNPKNAPGVKMGPGVQTISPMPKDRTAEPPQGLEDVDHRVLTYRDLVALDRNPDARAPARQLEIHLTGNMERYMWGFDGQKLSDPADPIPFRKDERARVTLINDTMMPHPIHLHGHFFELVTGHGDLAPRKHTVNVAPGGKMTFDVTTDAVGDWAFHCHNLYHMTAGMMRVVTVRPMGEENRDAA
- a CDS encoding copper resistance protein B, with protein sequence MQLKLLLIASGAALGLATPAAAQMDHSNMPGMKMPPPKTPAVKKPAAKKPAATKPAARKKSVKPAAKSTPRAKAGSGAKPAASRSAKPPAPGAVVADPHAGHDMTAMPGMTTPGANPNPGAGHDMSAMPDTSGGAAPGQPGAMQGMDHGSGAMQGMAGHDMGSMPPSATGTTMVGTNLPAGNAPPPPIPMDRAADQVYSAPAMAHSQQHLQSMHGGQNFSQVIFNLAEYQVRDGRDAYRWDGGAWYGGDINRLVLKTEGEGNFGRSLERAELQALYARAIGPFTDFQAGIRYDFKPNPSRVYATVGFESLAPGFFDVEGALFLSSKGDVLGRVEGYYDQRITQRLILQPRLEAEFAAQDVPEDRIGSGLSDLELGLRLRYEVKREFAPYIGVSYERRVGRSARFAREDGEDASSTSLVLGIRTWF
- a CDS encoding DUF305 domain-containing protein, with the translated sequence MFKTLTALALAAMAASPALAQQQMQGMDHSKMQGMNHDNMPGMNTPFMPAEMAMHEKMMRAKGANANETWARKMIEHHRGAIAMSQIVLREAPDAKTRQMAQKSIAEQNKSIGELQAMLRSMSKRPQ
- a CDS encoding DUF411 domain-containing protein gives rise to the protein MKTALRSALTAAALLVPVAVSAATPIVMHRDPGCGCCAKWAAQVQRQLGRQVRVVDDSNRPALQKRAGVPADVSSCHTAIADGMAFEGHVPIADMKRALATRPKGVRGLAVGGMPLGSPGMEVPGVKAQAYDVVAFGSTGRRLFARHGS
- a CDS encoding DUF2231 domain-containing protein, with translation MGGKRGGAFALLLAVAMSVSTSASAHEDHDALGAGPGPTANSAVETQKKDRADAGDGHMDMGSMSTVDMNMGGRDIAGDDMDMGGMHEETANKNKSFGERLVSWLGRLHTMVIHFPIALFIGAFGVELFGLWRRNRDYQHVAHIMLVVGALGAIAAAFLGWFAGGFYLTDRNPILMTHRWLGTLIAVFGVALAWMAARHRKGPERSRTLYWVLLGLMTLAISIQGFLGGTFMHGGINHLAF
- a CDS encoding four-helix bundle copper-binding protein encodes the protein MQHMQEMIATHPDVKGSTNDALIRCIEECYSCAQTCTSCADACLAEDMVAQLRQCIRLNLDCADICLAAGSLGTRRTGSNEQALIAVLQACAIACGLCAEECEKHASMHEHCRICAEHCRRCEQACNEAVQSIR
- a CDS encoding NAD(P)/FAD-dependent oxidoreductase encodes the protein MTNQGWTGDPEEVLDCLIVGGGPAGLTTAIYLSRFLRSCVVYDAAAGRAASIPRSHNLPGFPGGISGASFLARLQAQLHEYGGTVQNGEIDAIVASGDHFSASCGLNVLHARTVVLATGVVNRRPEMPDAMHDIGVARGLIRYCPICDGYEARRMNVAVLGCDGHGADEAEFLRAYGAKVMLLAERSLDLAPTEFAKLNQQGIDVAPSPVEQLRLGDCVEVRLANGLELQFDTLYPALGSSPRTRLATSLGAKLSESGCVLTNAHQQSSVAGLYAVGDVVEGLDQISVATGQAAVAATAIHNLLRDRDSGLASAMAGLCPARGVLPT
- the copC gene encoding copper homeostasis periplasmic binding protein CopC is translated as MRRLFITTAAAALFFAGGVANAHPKLVSASPAANAAVATPEKISLQFSEKLVPAFSKAELIMAAMPGMAAMKMPSSAAVGSDGRTLTIIPKQRLPRGRYNVDWQVVSGDTHKITGSYTFTVK
- the copD gene encoding copper homeostasis membrane protein CopD, with protein sequence MIDWPTVAIRLALYLVLAVLFGLSAFSLYGLRLGEREDAIALRPWLSGSAVLGLLLSAAGLILMASSMAGSPFWPVDEAAVAALLGGPPVGSAWKVRMVALVIAGGAVLLARGRASWLAMAMIAAATALATLAWNGHGAMDEGSTGWLHLGADILHLLAGGIWVGALFGLLLLMMRRAEAIDAAHLQLTHRALHGFGAVGTLVVAILVITGLINSWLLVGPANFTALGTTLYGLLLLAKLVLFAAMLGLASLNRFRLTPAFERSIAMNDHDGALMTLRVSLAVETTCVIGILALVAWLGTLAPPASGM